A part of Lutra lutra chromosome 2, mLutLut1.2, whole genome shotgun sequence genomic DNA contains:
- the LRP2BP gene encoding LRP2-binding protein isoform X3, which translates to MAYFLRGQLYFEEGWYEEALEQFEEIKEKDHQAIYQLGVMYYDGLGTPTDAEKGVEYMKKIVDSPCPKARHLQFAAAYNLGRAYYEGKGIKQSDEEAERLWLFAADNGNPKASVKAQSILGLYYSTKEPKDLEKAFYWHSEACGNGNLESQGALGLMYFYGQGIRQDTEAALQCLREAAERGNVYAQGNLVEYYYKMKFFTKCVSFSKRIADYDEVHDIPMIAQVTDCLPEFIIRGMAMASFYHARCLQLGLGITKDEATAKHYYSKACRLNPALADELHCLLIRQRI; encoded by the exons ATGGCATATTTCCTCCGAGGCCAACTATATTTTGAAGAG GGATGGTATGAAGAAGCATTAGAACAGTTTGAAGAAATCAAGGAGAAAGACCATCAAGCAATTTACCAGCTAGGAGTGATGTATTATGATGGGCTGGGGACACCTACAGACGCT gaaaaaggagtggaatatatgaagaaaattgttGATTCTCCATGTCCCAAAGCAAGACACTTACAGTTTGCAGCTGCCTACAACCTTGGAAGAGCTTATTATGAAGGGAAAGGCATCAAACAatcagatgaggaagctgaaag actGTGGCTTTTTGCTGCAGACAATGGAAATCCTAAAGCTAGTGTGAAGGCTCAAAGTATCCTAGGATTGTATTATTCAACAAAAGAGCCTAAAGACTTAGAAAAG gcATTTTATTGGCACTCGGAAGCATGTGGCAATGGAAATCTGGAGTCCCAGGGTGCACTTGGACTAATGTATTTTTATGGACAAGGCATCCGCCAAGATACCGAAGCTGCCTTGCAGTGCTTAAGGGAAGCAGCAGAACGTGGAAATGTCTATGCTCAAGGGAATCTTGTGGAGTATTactacaaaatgaaattttttactAAGTGTGTTTCGTTTTCCAAAAG GATTGCTGACTATGATGAGGTTCACGACATACCCATGATAGCCCAGGTCACGGACTGTCTCCCAGAATTCATCATCAGAGGCATGGCCATGGCATCTTTCTACCATGCCCGATGCCTTCAGCTTGGCTTGGGTATCACAAAGGATGAAGCAACAGCTAAACACTACTATTCTAAA GCTTGTCGTCTCAATCCTGCATTGGCAGATGAACTTCACTGTTTACTTATTCGTCAAAGAATTTAG
- the LRP2BP gene encoding LRP2-binding protein isoform X5, whose product MYYDGLGTPTDAEKGVEYMKKIVDSPCPKARHLQFAAAYNLGRAYYEGKGIKQSDEEAERLWLFAADNGNPKASVKAQSILGLYYSTKEPKDLEKAFYWHSEACGNGNLESQGALGLMYFYGQGIRQDTEAALQCLREAAERGNVYAQGNLVEYYYKMKFFTKCVSFSKRIADYDEVHDIPMIAQVTDCLPEFIIRGMAMASFYHARCLQLGLGITKDEATAKHYYSKACRLNPALADELHCLLIRQRI is encoded by the exons ATGTATTATGATGGGCTGGGGACACCTACAGACGCT gaaaaaggagtggaatatatgaagaaaattgttGATTCTCCATGTCCCAAAGCAAGACACTTACAGTTTGCAGCTGCCTACAACCTTGGAAGAGCTTATTATGAAGGGAAAGGCATCAAACAatcagatgaggaagctgaaag actGTGGCTTTTTGCTGCAGACAATGGAAATCCTAAAGCTAGTGTGAAGGCTCAAAGTATCCTAGGATTGTATTATTCAACAAAAGAGCCTAAAGACTTAGAAAAG gcATTTTATTGGCACTCGGAAGCATGTGGCAATGGAAATCTGGAGTCCCAGGGTGCACTTGGACTAATGTATTTTTATGGACAAGGCATCCGCCAAGATACCGAAGCTGCCTTGCAGTGCTTAAGGGAAGCAGCAGAACGTGGAAATGTCTATGCTCAAGGGAATCTTGTGGAGTATTactacaaaatgaaattttttactAAGTGTGTTTCGTTTTCCAAAAG GATTGCTGACTATGATGAGGTTCACGACATACCCATGATAGCCCAGGTCACGGACTGTCTCCCAGAATTCATCATCAGAGGCATGGCCATGGCATCTTTCTACCATGCCCGATGCCTTCAGCTTGGCTTGGGTATCACAAAGGATGAAGCAACAGCTAAACACTACTATTCTAAA GCTTGTCGTCTCAATCCTGCATTGGCAGATGAACTTCACTGTTTACTTATTCGTCAAAGAATTTAG
- the LRP2BP gene encoding LRP2-binding protein isoform X1, which translates to MSSKKNTHCGNRMKLTSEKLPKNPFYTSLSRYGAKNPKFFQWRKEKTDRYSHENLVDKALQLLKERIRRGDAMAYFLRGQLYFEEGWYEEALEQFEEIKEKDHQAIYQLGVMYYDGLGTPTDAEKGVEYMKKIVDSPCPKARHLQFAAAYNLGRAYYEGKGIKQSDEEAERLWLFAADNGNPKASVKAQSILGLYYSTKEPKDLEKAFYWHSEACGNGNLESQGALGLMYFYGQGIRQDTEAALQCLREAAERGNVYAQGNLVEYYYKMKFFTKCVSFSKRIADYDEVHDIPMIAQVTDCLPEFIIRGMAMASFYHARCLQLGLGITKDEATAKHYYSKACRLNPALADELHCLLIRQRI; encoded by the exons ATGAGTTCAAAGAAG AATACACATTGTGGAAACAGGATGAAATTGACCAGTGAAAAGTTGCCCAAGAACCCCTTTTATACCTCTCTATCCCGGTATGGTGCTAAGAACCCAAAATTCTTCcaatggaggaaggaaaagactG ATCGTTACAGCCATGAGAATTTGGTGGATAAGGCATTGCAGCTCttgaaggaaagaataagaagagGGGATGCTATGGCATATTTCCTCCGAGGCCAACTATATTTTGAAGAG GGATGGTATGAAGAAGCATTAGAACAGTTTGAAGAAATCAAGGAGAAAGACCATCAAGCAATTTACCAGCTAGGAGTGATGTATTATGATGGGCTGGGGACACCTACAGACGCT gaaaaaggagtggaatatatgaagaaaattgttGATTCTCCATGTCCCAAAGCAAGACACTTACAGTTTGCAGCTGCCTACAACCTTGGAAGAGCTTATTATGAAGGGAAAGGCATCAAACAatcagatgaggaagctgaaag actGTGGCTTTTTGCTGCAGACAATGGAAATCCTAAAGCTAGTGTGAAGGCTCAAAGTATCCTAGGATTGTATTATTCAACAAAAGAGCCTAAAGACTTAGAAAAG gcATTTTATTGGCACTCGGAAGCATGTGGCAATGGAAATCTGGAGTCCCAGGGTGCACTTGGACTAATGTATTTTTATGGACAAGGCATCCGCCAAGATACCGAAGCTGCCTTGCAGTGCTTAAGGGAAGCAGCAGAACGTGGAAATGTCTATGCTCAAGGGAATCTTGTGGAGTATTactacaaaatgaaattttttactAAGTGTGTTTCGTTTTCCAAAAG GATTGCTGACTATGATGAGGTTCACGACATACCCATGATAGCCCAGGTCACGGACTGTCTCCCAGAATTCATCATCAGAGGCATGGCCATGGCATCTTTCTACCATGCCCGATGCCTTCAGCTTGGCTTGGGTATCACAAAGGATGAAGCAACAGCTAAACACTACTATTCTAAA GCTTGTCGTCTCAATCCTGCATTGGCAGATGAACTTCACTGTTTACTTATTCGTCAAAGAATTTAG
- the LRP2BP gene encoding LRP2-binding protein isoform X4, translated as MSSKKGWYEEALEQFEEIKEKDHQAIYQLGVMYYDGLGTPTDAEKGVEYMKKIVDSPCPKARHLQFAAAYNLGRAYYEGKGIKQSDEEAERLWLFAADNGNPKASVKAQSILGLYYSTKEPKDLEKAFYWHSEACGNGNLESQGALGLMYFYGQGIRQDTEAALQCLREAAERGNVYAQGNLVEYYYKMKFFTKCVSFSKRIADYDEVHDIPMIAQVTDCLPEFIIRGMAMASFYHARCLQLGLGITKDEATAKHYYSKACRLNPALADELHCLLIRQRI; from the exons ATGAGTTCAAAGAAG GGATGGTATGAAGAAGCATTAGAACAGTTTGAAGAAATCAAGGAGAAAGACCATCAAGCAATTTACCAGCTAGGAGTGATGTATTATGATGGGCTGGGGACACCTACAGACGCT gaaaaaggagtggaatatatgaagaaaattgttGATTCTCCATGTCCCAAAGCAAGACACTTACAGTTTGCAGCTGCCTACAACCTTGGAAGAGCTTATTATGAAGGGAAAGGCATCAAACAatcagatgaggaagctgaaag actGTGGCTTTTTGCTGCAGACAATGGAAATCCTAAAGCTAGTGTGAAGGCTCAAAGTATCCTAGGATTGTATTATTCAACAAAAGAGCCTAAAGACTTAGAAAAG gcATTTTATTGGCACTCGGAAGCATGTGGCAATGGAAATCTGGAGTCCCAGGGTGCACTTGGACTAATGTATTTTTATGGACAAGGCATCCGCCAAGATACCGAAGCTGCCTTGCAGTGCTTAAGGGAAGCAGCAGAACGTGGAAATGTCTATGCTCAAGGGAATCTTGTGGAGTATTactacaaaatgaaattttttactAAGTGTGTTTCGTTTTCCAAAAG GATTGCTGACTATGATGAGGTTCACGACATACCCATGATAGCCCAGGTCACGGACTGTCTCCCAGAATTCATCATCAGAGGCATGGCCATGGCATCTTTCTACCATGCCCGATGCCTTCAGCTTGGCTTGGGTATCACAAAGGATGAAGCAACAGCTAAACACTACTATTCTAAA GCTTGTCGTCTCAATCCTGCATTGGCAGATGAACTTCACTGTTTACTTATTCGTCAAAGAATTTAG
- the LRP2BP gene encoding LRP2-binding protein isoform X2: MKLTSEKLPKNPFYTSLSRYGAKNPKFFQWRKEKTDRYSHENLVDKALQLLKERIRRGDAMAYFLRGQLYFEEGWYEEALEQFEEIKEKDHQAIYQLGVMYYDGLGTPTDAEKGVEYMKKIVDSPCPKARHLQFAAAYNLGRAYYEGKGIKQSDEEAERLWLFAADNGNPKASVKAQSILGLYYSTKEPKDLEKAFYWHSEACGNGNLESQGALGLMYFYGQGIRQDTEAALQCLREAAERGNVYAQGNLVEYYYKMKFFTKCVSFSKRIADYDEVHDIPMIAQVTDCLPEFIIRGMAMASFYHARCLQLGLGITKDEATAKHYYSKACRLNPALADELHCLLIRQRI; encoded by the exons ATGAAATTGACCAGTGAAAAGTTGCCCAAGAACCCCTTTTATACCTCTCTATCCCGGTATGGTGCTAAGAACCCAAAATTCTTCcaatggaggaaggaaaagactG ATCGTTACAGCCATGAGAATTTGGTGGATAAGGCATTGCAGCTCttgaaggaaagaataagaagagGGGATGCTATGGCATATTTCCTCCGAGGCCAACTATATTTTGAAGAG GGATGGTATGAAGAAGCATTAGAACAGTTTGAAGAAATCAAGGAGAAAGACCATCAAGCAATTTACCAGCTAGGAGTGATGTATTATGATGGGCTGGGGACACCTACAGACGCT gaaaaaggagtggaatatatgaagaaaattgttGATTCTCCATGTCCCAAAGCAAGACACTTACAGTTTGCAGCTGCCTACAACCTTGGAAGAGCTTATTATGAAGGGAAAGGCATCAAACAatcagatgaggaagctgaaag actGTGGCTTTTTGCTGCAGACAATGGAAATCCTAAAGCTAGTGTGAAGGCTCAAAGTATCCTAGGATTGTATTATTCAACAAAAGAGCCTAAAGACTTAGAAAAG gcATTTTATTGGCACTCGGAAGCATGTGGCAATGGAAATCTGGAGTCCCAGGGTGCACTTGGACTAATGTATTTTTATGGACAAGGCATCCGCCAAGATACCGAAGCTGCCTTGCAGTGCTTAAGGGAAGCAGCAGAACGTGGAAATGTCTATGCTCAAGGGAATCTTGTGGAGTATTactacaaaatgaaattttttactAAGTGTGTTTCGTTTTCCAAAAG GATTGCTGACTATGATGAGGTTCACGACATACCCATGATAGCCCAGGTCACGGACTGTCTCCCAGAATTCATCATCAGAGGCATGGCCATGGCATCTTTCTACCATGCCCGATGCCTTCAGCTTGGCTTGGGTATCACAAAGGATGAAGCAACAGCTAAACACTACTATTCTAAA GCTTGTCGTCTCAATCCTGCATTGGCAGATGAACTTCACTGTTTACTTATTCGTCAAAGAATTTAG